The Penaeus vannamei isolate JL-2024 chromosome 2, ASM4276789v1, whole genome shotgun sequence region cacacacacagatatatatatatatatatatatatatatatatatatatatatatatatatatatatacacacacacacacacacacacacacacacacacacacacacacacacacacacacatatatatatatatatatatatatatatatatatatatatatatatatatatatatatatatatatatatatacatatgtgtgtgtgtgggggagcggataggcagagatagatagatagataaagatagatggatagatagatagaaatagatagatggattgggagagagagaaatagaaagatagagagatataaaaagagagagagagagatagagagaaaactagatagatagatagagatgtagacagatagacatacatagacaggcatagaagaaagacaaaacgagATTTACGTGCACTTTAGCACGAGTATCGAACAGGAAATATATAGTCAAAAAGGAGGAGAGCATTTAACATGAACCATAAAAAACTGTTATGAAAATTAAACCCATCATTCCAAAGAAAATTGCGATGATTAATTAACGCAACAGAAGCTGGCGCGAGTATAAACAGTTTAGGCAAAGGGAAAAGTCTTGGGTGCGGTTTGTTATATTCCAGAATCTTTCTTGTGCTTAACCAGTTCAGTTAAATAATTcccatttttttatctttggacATTATgcaatttcattttttaaaattatgttTGTTACGCATGAGACATGATTTTCTCACTTTCGGTTCTTAATTTCACGTTTTCTCTAATTTTATTTACCTTTAAACTCATCATAATTCATTTTTATAAGcatgtcttttatatataaaacatgacaCTCTTTCGGTTCCTAATTTCACATTCTCTAATGTTATTTACCTTTAAACTCATCATAACTCATTTTTACAAGCATGTCTATTCTATATAAAACATGACACTCTTTCGGTGCTTAATTTCACACTTTTTCTATCCAGGGATGACATGATCGGCCTTCCATACAACTTCCAACATGTCAGTCATGCAGGGTTCGACAGGGATAACAATTTCTCTCAGTTTAACATAGAGAAGCAAGTTGAGGATCAAATAAGGGAGCTGTTTAAAGAGGTGAGTTTTACATTCATAGATAAACGGGGAGTGGATGaacatgaatggatagatggataaataaatgtgaCTGGGCAAGgtggtggatagataaatagataatatatgttgTGATATTCTGAGGTCTTGTGATGTGTGGGTGCTAAGATTGATGTTAGACATGTGCAGATATGAAGGTAAAGTAAGCAGAAATCTGAACATCCATCACATATGTTGCTTTCCCGCACAGATCGGCTTGACCAAAACCCAGATGTCCCGACCTCGGACGCGGGAGTTCGTGTACAACCTGCTGGAGCGCCACGGGGTCCTTCAGGAGGCCATGAGAGAGTCGCAGCTCCTCTCCTCGCAGAAACGACTCTCAGGTCAAAGTGCCGAGGTCGTGTCTGTTGGAGGTCAGCCTGGAAAGAGCTTGGAGCATGAGGAGAGCGAAAAGGGTGTAAGTCTGGTCAGCGAAGGTCATGAATATACTGGCTCGGGTCATGAGGACGAGGCCATGCTAGTGGCGTCTCTGAACCTGTCGGATATGGAAGCCCAGTCGTCTCCCCAGCGGGCCGCGCCTCAAGACCAAAGTCAAGAACCTGTTAAAAAATACCGTAAGATACAATCCCTCTTGAGAGAATATCCCtactatttcttttgtttattaaaacTTTTCTGctcaaaataataaatgaaaagtatTTAAATTCAGTAATGAAAACAAATCCTTATTACATCCGTTACTTATCTGAAAAATTTAACAGTATTCACTTTTTAAGATTCTTTGTTTAATCTCAGGTCACAGGGCCGCTAAACGCCAGGCTCCCAGGCCACCTTCACAGGGCGGAGACGCCGTGCCTGTCGCGCCGCCTGAAAAGGTCAGCCAGACCGCCGCCCCCGACATGAGGGTCTCGAGGGTGAGCCCCGACGCCGCGTCTGGCGGAGAGGCCCCCTACAACCCAGCCACTGATAAGAAGGTCATACACTGTATCGTCTCCGAAGGGCCGGTCGTACACACCGTCACCTCTTATGTTATCAGCTCAGCGTGTTCCGCAGGCGAGACTCAAGGGAGCTCTTCAACCTCTCCACAAGATAACGACTCCTCTGTTATCAGTATCGAACGCGCACCCACTCCCCCGCCGCCGCGAAAGCCCCTCTCGCCCTGACTGCCGCCGCTGCAGGCTCCATGCGGGGAAATCGGGTCCTTTACTATGGCTGTCACGCAAAGCACACGCGAGGGGCAGCggtggcacacacacactgctgcaCACATGTATCTCCTTAAGTGAGTGTGTACTGTTTAAGCAAACCAAGATAGAAATATAGAGTTGACGCaaatattgtgattattgtaTAAAGTTTTGCCGGAGAGGATTATCGGTTTATTTTAATTCTGTCCAGGGGAATGAATtccgagaaaataataaaagataataaccacTGTGTGTTTTCACTTCGATTCGATAAAGTTATTTAGTCATAATGAACATTCTTAGTAAAAATACAGTCTTTCATAACCATAGCttcaaatataagaaaaaaagatatatatatgtatgtacacacacacacacacacacacacacacacacacacacacacacacacacacacacacacacacacacacacacacacacacacacagacatacacacatacacacacacacacacacacacacacatacacacgcacgcatacagacacacacacacacacacacacacacatacacacacacacacacacacacacacatatatatatatatatatatatatatatatatatatatatgtgtatatatatatatatatatatgtatgtatatatatatatatatatatatatatatatatatatatatatatatatatatatatatatgtgtgtgtgtgtgtgtgtgtgtgtgtgtgtgtgtgtatatatatatatatatatatatatatatatatatatatatatatatatatatatatatatatatatatatatatatatacacacaaacacacacacacacacatacacacacacacacacacacacacacacacacacacacacacacacacacacacacatacacatacacatacacatacacatacacatacgcacgcacgcacgcacacacgcacacgcacgcacacacacgtacaggcacacacaggcacacacacacacacacacacacacacacacacacacacacacacacacacacacacacacacacacacacacacacacacacacacacacacacacacacacacacacacacatatatatatatatatatatatatatatatatatatatatatatatatatatatatatatatatgtactgtacatccatatatatatatatatatatatatatatatatatatatatatatatatatatatatatatatatatatatatatatatatatatatatgtatatatatatatacatatatatatatatatatatatatttatatgcatatatatatatatatatatatatatatatatatatatatatatttatattcatatatatatatatatatatatatatatatatatatatatattatatattatatatatatatatatatatatatatatatatatatatatatatatatatatttatatctatatatatatatatatatatatatatatatatatatatatatatgtttgtgtgtgtgtgtgtgtgtgtgtgcgtgtttgtgtgtgtgtgtgtgtgtgtgtgtgtgtgtgtgtgtgtgtgtgtgtgtgtgtgtgtgtgtgtgtgtgtgtgtgtgtgtgtgtgtgtgtgtgtgtatatatatatatatatacgcacacatatatgtccatatatgtgcatatatatatatatatatatatatatatatatatatataaataatgcatatatatatatatatgtataaatatatgtgtatatatatacatatacatacatatatatatatatatatgtatatgtatgtatatatatataaatatatatatacacacacacacacccccacccacacacacacacacacacacacacacatatatatatatatatatatatatatatatatatatatatatatatatatatatgtatgtgcatatgtgtgtgtgtgcgtgtatgtgtttgtgtgtgtgtgtgtgtgtgtgtgtgtgtgtgtgtatatatatatatatatatatatatatatatatatatgtatatatatatacatatatatatatatatatatatatatatatatatatatatatacatatatatatatatatatatatatatatatatatatatatatatatatatatatatatatatatatatatatatatatatatatatatatatatatatatatatatatacatacatatatatatacatatatatatatatatatatgtatatatatatatatatatatatatatatatatatatatatatatatatatatatatatatacatgcacatatatgcacatatatgtgtgcgtatatatatatatatatatatatatatatatatatatatatatatatatacacacacacacacacacacacacgcacacataaaaaaaaaattatatatatatatatatatatatatatatatatatatatatatagatatgtatgtgtgtgtgtgtgtgtgtgtgtgtgtgtgtgtgtgtgtgtgtgtgtgtgtgtgtgtgtgggtgtgtgtctccgtgtgtgtatgtacgtgtgtgtgtgtgtgtgtgtgtgtgtgtgtgtgtgtgtgtgtgtgtgtgtgtgtgtgtgtgtgtccatctgtgtgtaaatatacatgcctacacacacacacacacgcacacataatatttttttatatatatatacatacatacatacatacatatatacatatatatatatatatatatatatatatatatatatatatttatatatatatatatatatatatatattcttatatatatatctttttcatatatatacatatacatacatatatatatatatatatatatatatatatatatatatatatatatatattatatatatatatatatatatatataaatatgtatatatatatatatatatatatatatatatagatagatagatagatacttagatacacacacacacacatatatatacatacatatacatacatatgtatgtaaatatatatgtatatatatatgtatatacatgtatgtgtatattcatacatatatatatatatatatatatatatatatatatatatatatatatatatatatatatatatatatatatatacttgaactgAAATCATATTTCATTTATCTGTTCCTGATTTACTGGTTTTATGCCtttgaatttatttattgatttaacaGTGTACATGTTTTTTGGTTAATTTGCTTGTGTACTTTctggtttgttgttttgtttatctatttcactGAATTTTACTAgttcatatatttcattatttagatattcatttattactttatttttttactgattaTTCTGCCGAattacttgtttattcatttataaacttGTATATTTGTTTAGCTTTCTGATTAATCATACATTCATTCGTTTATTCCGTTACTTGTTTCTTTAGAATGTGAAGATTTCAAAAGTTTTGAATCCTCTGTTTTCAGTGAATGTACGTTTCACCCTGGGTTCAGAAGGGCACTTGCTCTCTAAGCTGTATTGCAAGCTTGCATCCTTGGCCACGTATTGCACAAGACCCCGAGTGTGCCTGCAGTATGGAATGCTGCTGAGTAATGGTATTCTTAATAGTCTATATTACATCAGTTCTGTCAAGGATGGCGCTCGTTTTACACACTGTACCTTTGAATATAAATATTCGAGGGCAATTGTTATATTAACCGTGGGTATTGTTTTATACATATTTTGGTGTAGACTGATTGTAGTGTTATATTGTACTGTTTGACGGCACAAGTACTAACTTGGAGAAAAACATCCTGGGGCGCCGACTGCTTGCCCTCCTTACGTTTCGTGGAGTACGACTATGGTGGCGGTGGGTAGGCCTGTTTACGTTTACGGGATTTGGCAATACTGACAGATTTTTTTCAGAATGCACTTTCATTTGTACTGTAAGTCGCattgttgctataatcattatttctttgaTTCTTATGTCACAAATGTGTACATATCTAAATGCATGCGCACATACATCAAGTATCTACCTTCCACTTCCACGTCCACTAAATTTCCCCATTCCACTGTTCTGTCTTACGTTAATCTGTTTGCTTACTTTGTTTCTGAATCACAGCGGATATAGGATGGAGTCCTTCTAGCACTCAATCCTGTATTTGTATTGGCTCAAGAATAGGATCGTAAAATGGCGACAAAAAGGGCAAGGTTACACAAATTGGTCATTAAAAGGTCGAGGCCGAAAATTATTCAAGGTCACAAAATGACTTGCCGCACAGAAGTCACAAGGAAGGCAGACTTATTAAAAGcccaaacatatgtgtgtatgtgtgaatatatatctatatatgtatatatatatacatatatatatacaattatatttatttatttatgtatatatgcatatatgtatatatgtatatgtacatatatatgtatatgtatatatatatacatacatatatatatatatatatatatatatatatatatatatatatatatatatacattatatatacatacatacctacacacacacacacacacacacacacacacacatatatatatatatatatatatatatatatatatatatatatatatatatatatatatatatatatacacacacacacacacacacacacacacacacacacacacacacacacacacatatatatatatatatatatatacattatatatacatacatacctacacacatatatatatatgtatgtatgtgtgtgcatatatgtattcatacatgtatacacatatatgtacatatatatacattcatatatatatatatatatatatatatatatatatatatatatatatatatatataaccatacacacacataaaaacacacgcacacatatatatatacatatgcatatgtatatatgtatacataatcatatgcatatataaatacatacacacacacataaacacacacacacacacacacacacacacacacacacatatatatatatatatatatatatatatatatatatatatatatatatatatatatatatatatatatatatatatatatataaataatcatacatatataaataaatgtatatataatatatatatatatatatatatatatatatatatatatatatatatatatatatatatatacatatatatataatcataaatgacACAATTAAAATATAACTGAAAACTGTCGGGTAAAACATCCATGCTGAATAAAGCGCAAGCATTTTCCTAACATAAAATCTGGCAGTCATTTACCCTCCTGCACCCAGCTTGTAGGACGTGTTTTGCTGTACCCTTATGCAAGCGTGTCCTGTGTTCTGTTTAAAGATTTCCAAAGACTTGTTCCTGTTTTATCCCGAATGTTGTACAATTACGAAAGCGAGTTCTGTACTTCTTTGGTAAATTGTGTAAAGAGTGAAGTCTGATATACCTCAGATCAATGTTTTATGTACACTGGATTCGTGTCATATTCAAACACCTAAATGTAACCAACACCACACTGGAAAATAGACACGAAAAGGtcaaagagagaggagggcttTCTTTCCCTTAGGCttcttatatagaaatatactatGGCGTCTGACCTTCAAGGAATCGAACGACTATTTAGCATTGTTTACTTTCAAGTTAATGTTCGTTCATGGTCTATACCAAGGGGTGACTAGCGACTATGCGCAATGAAAACTAACTAAAAGCGAGGGGGAAAAAACAAGGCCACCACATCATATaatgagaagaaaacaaataacaaattcaACTTTACTATAACGATAAGAAACAACAGGAAACCTGTAGTTCTGGCAACAGTACTGCTAATTAAGAAGCAAATTGAGGTAGTTAATTTGATTACAATAGTGTCATACCAATAATGCCGTAATGATGCTAATTACCATTGGTGGTGATATCATAATAAGGTTAATTACAAACTACAActgttagtaataaaaataatagttgtgaacattataatgatgatgacgacttcgataatgataatcatgctgatgatattagtatcaatattactgatactaataccgttaaagataatggtattgataatgatgattgtagttaAATTCTGTTCATactgacaatagtgatgatgataataacaacgacattaagaatgataatgacaataattataataaaaataacaataatagtaataacaataatagtaataacaataacaacaacaaaacaacaataatgatgatgataatgatgacaataacaattttaatgataataacaataacgttaatggtaataataataataataataaaaataataataattatattaataatgataacaataatattgataataacatcaacaacattaacaacaataatagtaataataatattcattacaattatgatgatgatcatgatgataataatatcaatagcactaatgataataatgataatgatgtcaataatgatagtaatcattacaAAAACACAGTACTTATAAGAGCatttgtaaagatgataataatgataaaaatgataatggtgataagtgTCGTAATGACAATgccaatcataacaataataatgattacaacaacaagagggtgggtaatgataatggcagcaataacaataatgataatgatgatgacgagaataataatgatgatgatgatgatgataataataataatattaataataataataataataataataataataataataataataataacaataataataataacaatagcaataatgatcataacatcagtaacaataataatagtgatgatgattcagttgattctgatgataacaataacaataataataatgatgtatacaataacaatgataa contains the following coding sequences:
- the LOC113827924 gene encoding uncharacterized protein yields the protein MSRRLRRRFQIDFRSSKGKRPRIRKDMIGEPTNFQHISHGGDLDGSGGSGSDGQLKNQLILVDLAQKRRSIEEAKMLNCMSDEASLPTSQAVAEDASRARQLGAPGTPQRDDGAGQQQQQQDDAPDGFSPHKEPTESHSLPLPSAGVEKSQKPRRSLRLKKKKKIRDDMIGLPYNFQHVSHAGFDRDNNFSQFNIEKQVEDQIRELFKEIGLTKTQMSRPRTREFVYNLLERHGVLQEAMRESQLLSSQKRLSGQSAEVVSVGGQPGKSLEHEESEKGVSLVSEGHEYTGSGHEDEAMLVASLNLSDMEAQSSPQRAAPQDQSQEPVKKYRHRAAKRQAPRPPSQGGDAVPVAPPEKVSQTAAPDMRVSRVSPDAASGGEAPYNPATDKKVIHCIVSEGPVVHTVTSYVISSACSAGETQGSSSTSPQDNDSSVISIERAPTPPPPRKPLSP